The following are encoded together in the Plasmodium brasilianum strain Bolivian I chromosome 10, whole genome shotgun sequence genome:
- a CDS encoding hypothetical protein (conserved Plasmodium protein) yields MEVGADYIVNSAKSCDHCDDDDSCDNFSRSCTVIGNNSSNISNDSMKHTLGDADELVAPLIYKDEISETSSRVDDNMESDPLEADPVKETVPYGSPPGISDMRQPNVDPLTTMTVSNSEHAENFLTSSALPGSLFGQMEKGLQTPSLIGMNKTLDKIHDTTDRLRSHTTGSSRGGNTIKPSFVYVKSGEPFGVNPVSRRQRRTRKEFRKLSARPQVEKFENLFVNTNRCSNVHVGEGRVKIKKEDNVQARSDVLNEYNSDEWDMIKGYFLDICIEELMNNKNEQINHYMVQSELVLNYGEGELYNTNALKRKELWNKWIKNYRHLLDGRRKEPWFQNLKFKWINEMRKYIDTNKNSKRMKNVKCTIKNPILEKQKVVWKNWFSKEKHMIKQYCREIWFKELIKEYEGEILTYSNADEEKMLITIMDSLRNKNDKKEFNKCLRELLTAKAFVLIYMMVLEDCMKNEYSKSNDQFLDPSFEKRDKMEYLNRNLNDDSHVMDDREINENLFEMEYKNGKYSRRCKECKSGYKKFINTYLTWEVVLLFALFSVFYIIISKYIKDNKIDNETKYLFRSMESAGHFTQGVLFTFLLVPFKFNEQIIKKLFNFSFQNEMYENKIKGIYEFIDGRNINECLEERERDKNIMALEEEELSFGNDRRYSTSSSSYSDSSSFNSNYSLNEHSIRNWRNDDTEKNSASKWFLRKLIFPVNTPEYKKKQVENFFMCSKLYESKGIRILFLMKYICHFILMFTYPLYNLIKRKIRHKNFINSSYFFNLFDFASGMLSGALFTLLYGFIACTIQYYKNKKKENRKEIHFYNNYPFIRNINCLCDENVRINIKNNTKLKSMATNYYKMYYIYKNLLFAGLIILYIISTIAYIFSSLPSEN; encoded by the exons ATGGAGGTAGGCGCAGATTATATTGTTAATTCTGCAAAATCTTGTGATCACTGTGATGATGATGATTCATGTGATAATTTTTCTAGATCTTGTACTGTCATTGGTAATAATTCTTCTAATATTTCCAATGATTCAATGAAACATACATTAGGAGATGCTGATGAACTTGTAGCACCTTTAATCTATAAGGATGAAATTTCTGAGACGAGTTCTCGGGTAGATGACAATATGGAAAGTGATCCATTGGAAGCCGATCCGGTAAAAGAAACTGTTCCATATGGTTCTCCTCCTGGGATATCAGATATGCGGCAACCTAATGTTGATCCCTTAACCACAATGACTGTTAGTAATTCAGAGCATgctgaaaattttttaacatctTCTGCATTACCAGGTTCTCTGTTCGGACAAATGGAAAAAGGCTTACAA acCCCATCTCTAATTGGTATGAATAAAACATTAGATAAAATACATGACACAACGGATAGATTACGAAGTCATACAACTGGCTCTTCAAGAGGTGGCAATACAATTAAACCATCTTTTGTATATGTCAAATCT GGTGAACCATTTGGAGTAAATCCTGTTAGTAGACGGCAGAGAAGGACACGGAAAGAATTTCGTAAACTGTCAGCAAGGCCACAAGTcgaaaaatttgaaaactTATTTGTGAATACAAATAGATGTAGTAATGTTCATGTTGGAGAAGGAAGagtgaaaataaagaaggaaGATAATGTACAAGCACGTTCGGATGTACTAAATGAATACAACAGTGATGAATGGGATATGATTAAAGGATATTTCttagatatatgtatagaagagcttatgaataataaaaatgaacaaataaatcaTTATATGGTACAAAGTGAATTAGTATTAAATTATGGTGAAGGTGAACTATATAATACTAATGcattaaaaaggaaagaactatggaataaatggataaaaaaCTATAGGCATTTATTAGACGGCAGAAGAAAAGAACCTTGGTTCCAAAACTTAAAGTTTAAATGGATAAATGAAATGaggaaatatatagatacaaataaaaattcaaaaaggatgaaaaatgtaaaatgtaCTATTAAAAATCCTATTCTAGAAAAGCAAAAAGTGGTTTGGAAAAATTGGTTTTCAAAGGAAAAACATATGATAAAACAGTATTGTAGAGAAATATGGTTTAAGGAATTAATTAAAGAATATGAGGGAGAAATACTTACATATAGTAATGcagatgaagaaaaaatgttaattacAATTATGGATagtttaagaaataaaaatgataaaaaagaattcaaCAAATGTTTAAGAGAACTTCTTACAGCAAAAGCATTTGTACTGATATATATGATGGTATTAGAAGATTGtatgaaaaatgaatatagtAAGAGCAATGATCAATTTTTAGACCCTTCCTTCGAAAAAAGGGATAAAATGGAATATCTCAACAGAAATTTAAATGATGATTCACATGTAATGGATGATCgtgaaataaatgaaaatttatttgaaatggaatataaaaatggaaaatatagTAGACGTTGTAAAGAATGTAAGTcaggatataaaaaatttataaatacatatttaactTGGGAAGTGGTTTTGTTATTTGCTCTTTTTTCAgtgttttatataataatatctaaatatataaaggataataaaatagataaCGAAACAAAATATCTATTTAGGTCAATGGAGAGTGCAGGTCATTTTACGCAGGGTGTTTTGTTTACCTTTTTGTTAGttccttttaaatttaatgaacaaattataaaaaaactttttaatttttcttttcaaaatgaaatgtatgaaaataaaataaaaggaatatatgaatttatcGATGGACGTAACATAAACGAGTGTTTGGAAGAAAGAGAACGAGATAAGAACATTATGGCACTTGAGGAAGAGGAATTGTCATTTGGAAATGATCGACGTTATAGTACTAGCAGTAGTAGTTATAGTGATAGTAGCAGTTTCAATAGTAATTATAGTCTTAATGAACATTCAATTAGAAATTGGAGAAATGATGATACGGAAAAAAACTCAGCAAGTAAATGGTTTTTAAGGAAATTAATTTTCCCTGTTAATACACcagaatataaaaagaaacaagtggaaaatttttttatgtgctcaaaattatatgaatcgAAAGGAATCCgtattctatttttaatgaaatatatatgtcaCTTCATATTGATGTTTACATAccctttatataatttaataaagagaaagattcgtcataaaaattttattaattcttcctatttttttaatttgtttgaTTTTGCATCAGGCATGTTAAGCGGAGCATTGTTTACCTTATTATATGGATTTATCGCATGTACAAttcaatattataaaaacaaaaaaaaagaaaacagaaaagaaattcatttttataataactaTCCCTTTATAAGGAACATAAATTGCTTATGTGACGAAAACGTGCggattaatataaaaaataataccaAATTAAAAAGCATGGCAACAAATTACtacaaaatgtattatatttataaaaacctACTTTTTGCGggcttaataattttatatattataagcaCGATTGCGTATATTTTTTCGTCATTACCTTCTGAAAATTAG
- a CDS encoding 4-hydroxy-3-methylbut-2-en-1-yl diphosphate synthase (ferredoxin) has protein sequence MSLVIRIILFMVTFCYYAEIKKNTVGKISYYNIIFVRAKKNFKKSMHQFPLNSKRNSNFEGTKRNHNIVKYESRKRRHFFLNSRVGEKKGQSEIKRKIIKDEDKYNIIKDIKKYCECTKKYKRLPTREVTIGNVKIGNYNNIAIQTMTNCDTRNIEECVNQIKKCKDLGADMVRLTVQGVQEAEASYHIKEKLLSENITIPLVADIHFNPKIALMAAEVYEKIRVNPGNFVDGRKKWINKVYKKKEFEEGKLFIKEKFVPLIEKCKRLNRAIRIGTNHGSLSSRILSYYGDTPLGMIESAFEFSDLCIENKFYNIVFSMKASNAYVMIQSYRLLVAKQYERDKNGLIFPMHLGVTEAGFGANGRIKSYLGIGSLLYDGIGDTIRISLTEDPWDELAPCKKLIENLKKRIFYTDKKEEASYSVMKKQNKEGPNYSRDTPNNDNDVTVMKNSLSREIQSCSPEKKEEAIIYKAKENSTVHSDTDVYQTIEHWNSNCLNFEENFRDFNNIVKNRVDKKVKSDVLHEECTVGNVVTVKELEDSLQIFKDLNIELDQNGNLKKGAKTTDIIIIDKFETLTDSAKKTVKKLIEIGLHVLVQHQPQNIDIVKKLKINDSSSSYNNNIIFYTHLENMDNILEYYKDEMQKNNSKGYALILNGKENIKMVEKIKNLDPAPLFLLLRSDTVFEHVLVTRRVNEIIHSLGINVPYIHYVDIHSTYYEDILVNASLYVGTCLIDLMGDGLIINVTNYSSAATNTATVANAQKDEKQQISSRVSLNSFLTLNILQDTRIRLFKTDYIACPSCGRTLFNIQETTKKIMKLTGHLKGVKIAIMGCIVNGIGEMADAHFGYVGSAPKKVDLYYGKEIVERNVPEEEAYDKLIELIKKHNKWQDP, from the coding sequence ATGAGCTTggtaataagaataattctttttatggtaacattttgttattatgcagaaataaaaaaaaataccgtCGGTAAAATatcttattataatattatatttgtgagagcaaaaaaaaattttaaaaaaagtatgcaTCAATTTCCACTGAACTcaaaaagaaatagtaattttgaaggaacaaaaagaaaccataatattgtaaaatatgagagcagaaaaagaagacatttttttttaaattcacgAGTAGGTGAAAAAAAAGGCCAATCGGAAATAAagaggaaaataataaaggatGAAGATAAgtacaatattataaaagatataaaaaaatattgtgaaTGTACCAAGAAATATAAGAGACTACCAACAAGAGAAGTAACAATTGGTAATGTAAAAATTggtaattataacaatatagcTATTCAGACTATGACAAATTGTGACACTAGAAATATAGAAGAATGTGttaatcaaataaaaaagtgtaaAGATTTAGGTGCAGATATGGTAAGACTAACGGTTCAGGGGGTACAAGAAGCGGAAGCAAGTTAtcatattaaagaaaaattattatctgAAAATATTACCATTCCTTTAGTAGCtgatattcattttaatcCAAAAATTGCTTTAATGGCAGCAGAAGTATATGAAAAGATTAGGGTCAACCCAGGTAATTTTGTGgatggaagaaaaaaatggataaataaagtatataaaaaaaaagaatttgaaGAAGgcaaattatttattaaagaaaaatttgtaccattaattgaaaaatgtaaaagatTAAATAGAGCTATAAGAATAGGAACCAATCATGGTTCTTTATCCTCTCGAATACTTTCCTATTATGGTGATACTCCTCTAGGTATGATTGAATCAGCCTTTGAATTTTCAGATTTATGTATAgagaataaattttataatatcgtTTTTTCAATGAAGGCATCTAATGCATATGTAATGATACAGTCTTATAGGTTATTAGTTGCTAAGCAGTATGAGAGAGATAAAAATGGTTTGATATTCCCAATGCACTTAGGGGTTACAGAAGCAGGTTTTGGTGCTAATGGAAGAATAAAATCTTATCTAGGTATAGGGTCCTTATTGTATGATGGAATAGGTGATACGATAAGAATTTCTTTAACTGAAGATCCATGGGACGAGCTAGCTccttgtaaaaaattaattgaaaatttgaaaaaaagaatattttatacagataaaaaggaagaagcTAGTTACTCAGTTATGAAGAAGCAAAATAAGGAGGGACCAAACTACAGTAGAGATACCCCAAACAATGATAATGATGTAACTGTGATGAAGAATAGTCTTAGTAGAGAAATTCAGTCATGTAGTcctgaaaaaaaagaagaggcaataatatataaggcAAAGGAGAACAGTACTGTCCATAGTGATACTGATGTATACCAAACGATTGAACACTGGAATAGTAACTGCCTAAACTTCGAGGAAAATTTTCGAGACTTTAACAATATAGTAAAGAATAGAGTTgacaaaaaagtaaaaagtgATGTGCTACATGAAGAATGTACAGTGGGCAATGTAGTTACAGTAAAAGAATTAGAAGACTCtcttcaaatttttaaagacttaaatatagaattagatcaaaatggaaatttaaaaaaaggagcCAAAACTACggatataattattattgacAAATTTGAAACATTAACAGATTCAGCAAAAAAAactgttaaaaaattaatcgAAATAGGATTACATGTATTAGTACAGCATCAACCACAAAATATAgatattgttaaaaaattaaaaataaatgatagtagtagtagttataataataatataatattttacactCACTTGGAAAATATGGACAATATTTTAGAATATTACAAAGATGAGatgcaaaaaaataactCAAAAGGTTATGCACTAATTTTAAACGGAAAAGAAAACATTAAAATggtagaaaaaataaaaaatttggatCCTGCTCCATTATTTCTTCTATTAAGATCAGATACTGTATTTGAGCATGTATTAGTTACTAGAAGggtaaatgaaattatacaTTCCTTAGGTATTAATGTACCCTATATACATTATGTAGACATCCATTCAACATATTATGAAGATATCCTAGTTAATGCATCGTTATATGTGGGAACATGTTTAATTGATTTAATGGGTGATGGACTGATTATTAATGTAACAAATTACTCTTCTGCTGCCACTAACACTGCCACTGTTGCTAATGCACAAAAGGATGAGAAACAACAAATATCAAGTCGTGTTTCTTTAAACTCATTTTTAACTCTAAATATTCTACAGGATACTCGTATTCGTTTATTTAAGACGGATTATATAGCTTGCCCTTCTTGTGGCAGAACCTTATTTAACATCCAAGAAAcaactaaaaaaattatgaaattaaCAGGTCATTTAAAAGGGGTTAAAATTGCTATTATGGGATGTATTGTCAATGGGATCGGAGAAATGGCAGATGCACATTTTGGCTATGTTGGAAGTGCACCTAAAAAAGTTGACTTGTATTATGGAAAGGAAATAGTAGAAAGAAATGTACCAGAAGAAGAAGCCTACGACAAACTGATAGAGTTAATTAAGAAGCACAACAAGTGGCAGGACCCGTAA